A single region of the Chiloscyllium punctatum isolate Juve2018m chromosome 15, sChiPun1.3, whole genome shotgun sequence genome encodes:
- the LOC140486126 gene encoding large ribosomal subunit protein uL18m-like, whose protein sequence is MAAVVAALGLQLERAAAAPARARAGWRLMSASAEASIAPDTRENETVSPRFVNRNPRNLERLALARKDNGWQSTWLRGSYWHRLRFRKSQRHVTACVEAASSQGEVVISASTQEWSIKKHLYSTRDVTAAETVGRVLAQRCLEAGIGYLQFRAIPWEYRAESVQRFRSALKDSGLILSEPRRVYQSMHGNLGPKVRWGKGIATSSFRFLNKAKDSV, encoded by the exons ATGGCGGCGGTGGTGGCCGCTCTCGGGTTGCAGCTGGAGCGAGCGGCGGCGGCTCCCGCTCGCGCTCGAGCAG GTTGGCGGTTGATGTCGGCCTCGGCTGAAGCCTCGATAGCCCCGGACACGCGAGAGAACGAGACGGTCTCGCCGCGATTTGTGAACCGCAACCCCCGGAACCTGGAGCGTCTGGCGCTGGCGAGGAAGGACAACGGCTGGCAGAGCACCTGGCTGAGGGGCAGCTACTGGCACCG GTTGCGTTTCAGGAAGAGCCAGAGGCACGTCACAGCCTGTGTAGAGGCAGCAAGCAGTCAGGGCGAGGTGGTCATCTCAGCTTCGACCCAAGAGTGGTCCATCAAGAAGCACCTATACAGCACCCGGGACGTCACTGCAGCCGAGACTGTGGGCCGTGTGCTAGCTCAACGCTGCCTTGAGGCCGGGATCGGCTACCTCCAATTCCGGGCTATCCCTTGGGAATACCGGGCAGAGTCG gTCCAGCGATTCCGCTCTGCGCTAAAAGACAGTGGGCTGATCCTCAGCGAACCACGGAGAGTGTACCAGTCGATGCATGGGAATTTGGGACCGAAGGTGAGATGGGGCAAAGGCATCGCAACAAGTTCCTTTCGATTCCTAAATAAAGCAAAAGATTCTGTCTGA